The genomic stretch TTCGAGCTTCATTTTGCTATATGGCACATCAGGAGAACTGCAGGCAACACAGGGTTCGCTCTCAAGATAATAGCCGTCAAATTCCACAAGATTACTCAGAGTGTTGTATATACGGGAGTTTGGATGATTGGCAATGAGTTCGTTCTGAGAATGCAGCGTCTCAAAAATACACCTTATCACATCAGGGTTCAGGCAACGATCAACAAGCTCGTTTATTGCTTGCTTTGAGTTGCTTTCTGGAGCCTTGCCGAGCAACAAGCAGACAAGTTCTGTGTACTCAACAATATTCTGACCATATACTGGCAAGTCTCTAACTTCTGCAAAAGAGCTGCTAACAGACTTTCTTTGAACGATTGTCTTCCGTGATGCCACAAGCCATAGATAACAGACTTTGCTTCAGTGCGAACAGAGCTCGAATTCCATTCCAGCAGAAGAAATCAATAAACTGCTTCAAGACATCTCCGCCCTTGGCACTGAAGATATCTACCACCCCTTCCATATCCACGTAAGATTTGTCCAAACCAGAATCATGCCCATCTTcaccttttttcttcttttttgaatCCACAGACTGGGGTCCGGATCGGTTTGAGCCTGTCAACACATCACTTGCTTCAGCTTTCTGCACTGAGCCGCTCACATCTTTTCCTTGATAAAAGGCTAAATTGAGGAGTTTAAGTGTCTGGATAACAGACTCTTCCGCAAAATGGAATACGCCATTCAGTAAGAAAGACAGAAAATCTCCATGCCTGAGGCAGTATTTTTGCCAGTTCCGAGGGCGCGCTAAAGCAACTTCCGCAATTGTAGAAAGCGACTTCACAATCTTTACACTCCTTTCATATGAAACATTGTTTTCAAAACCTCCAGACTTTTCAACATGCTTGTATAGGTTTTTCACTTCATTGGAAAACTGCCATGAATCTCGGACATTGTAGTACTGAGTTTTGCTTCCACAAAGATGCAAAAACAGCCTTCTAGCATATCTCCTAACAAAAGCTGTATGAGGGTTATTGATATAGCTGCACAGAACATCCTGGAAACCGTCCAACTTTAAATCTTTAGAAGAAGCATTCCTGTAAACCCTTTCCTTTTCCCCTATTTTCTCTTGCTTTTCAGGTCTAACCAAGGTATAAACTAAGCGAAACACATTCTCAAGTAGCAGCCTGTGATAGTCCACAAATAAATCTGCTCGATGGGCTTTTGCATATGAATCCGAAAAGAAGGGGGAATAGTTACCCGCAGGTAAATCTCTTCTGACTGTAAGCATGGCCCCACAACCAGAGCTTGATCCACGTGCTTCAACATTAGCAGTACGGGACTTAAAAACATGCACTAGCTGCTGAAGAATGTTCATTAGATAATTAACAAACTCTTGGCTCCTGAGGCAACTGCAAGCTCGAAGTAGCTGAGATGCAAAGTCATCTCTCACTTGAACATCTAATGAAGACTGAGAAGTAACTACGGTGGAGCTCTGGACACTTCTCCGATCATGTACATCTATGCTTCCACCTGACCTGGCAGTACTACCATCGCTGCCAGGTTGTTGCCAACTCCGAAGCATCAAGGTGAAAAACATAAACACAAGAATCACAATTTCCCCAAAGGAAGAGCGCGTTGACGCATCGAACGGCTTGCTTAGTTTGATTTCACACAAAAGCCATTTAACTAACTTTTCCAAGCTTATTTCTTCGGGCTTTGAGCTATCCATGAAGGCTCCGCCAATGGCAGATGATAATCTGTAGAACAATTGCATGATAGGTATAGCTTGAACACCAGATGCTGTATCCATCCATCCACTCAACTCTTGAAGTAACTCAGAGAGAATTAACGAATTAACGGCTCGCATGGAAGCTGAGATAGAAACAGGATCGGTCAATGAGGCAGAAAACTCAGCAGATTCACCAGGTTCCAAGACATGGATTGAAGGAGTTGACGCTTGTGGGACGCTACTGGTTATCGTTGGCAACACATCAGTAATACCTTCATCCGCAGAGAACTGAATTTCATTGGTATCAGCACCAAGTGATTCCACATCTATTGGAATTGCTGTCATGGGATGATCTCGAGTATGTGGTGGTGGTAGGCGATCTGCATCTAACACTTCATGGCATGCCTCACATAGATCAAAATCTGGACACACGGTGCAATGCCACCTTCTTCTCAGTATAGGGACAGTGGAGCAGCCATCACAGCAATACTGAACAGATGAAGTTATAGAGTCCTCTTCAATCATGACATGTGTATTTCCACCGGTTGTTCTGCTAGGAACCGGAGGAGTTGTAACATTGTCTACCAATTCATCTGTTGTCAACATCGTTTGCTTTGGGAAAGGAACCTGAAGTAACCTTGATGATATGGCTaagctgtaaaaaaaaaatagttagcAGACTGGTGCATATCTAAGAAACAGAACACAATAAACATAAAGAACACACCTGCTGGATGTTTGCACAGACTCATTAGGAGATAATATAAGTGCTTTCAGTAACTGAACAGCAGGAGCTACAGAATGAACCCCTGTATCCTTTCCTTGAGATGCCAAACACTCAGCATAGCTATAGATTAGTTCAACGGCGGACATCACGATATTGTTCATAGTTGGTGTATCAAGTGGCTCCGTATCCAAAATTCCCCATAGCACTTGCATCAAATTATCCACTACTTCAGAACCTACAAAACAAACATATGTCATTTAAACAAAGCGAAATCAAAGGAAGACGAGAATTGTAAGATAAACGTCGCACCTACTACCTTATACAAGGATAAACGAAACAAAATTGTGTTTGAACTACACATGCAAATAGATAGACAGTAATAGTAACAGAAAGGCATATACCTTTCATCTCCAGAAAGACAGAGAAATTGGATTTACGGGTCAAAGCTATTTTAGACACCGCCCGCATCTGAGCACTGAACTCTTCAACAATCGATCCTCCAGTACCAGAAATGCCCAACCTTGAAGAGAGAATAGAGGTGACCTTGACCACTCCTAGAAGTCGCATGGTGTCTTTGACCTATACCAACAGATAAATCAATGTCAAAGACAACAGCCATATATAAGGCATATCTGCACAACTGAACATGCAATGCTGAATTTGGTAGAAGCATTACCTGATAGTATATCTCCTTTTTCGGAAAGATAGACTGCAAAACACGGCAAGCTGCAGTTTGTAACAGAATTTCCGTATCACTTTCGAAAATTGTCTCCAGTAGCTGTTTGCATTTGAGTTCGCTAAGCTCCACTTCTTGCCGTGGCCTACAAACTGAATAATAGATTGATAGGAGTTTGAGACCATCTGCGATAACTTGCTCCTCAATAGAAGCAGACCTAGTCAACGCTCTCTTTTTACTAGAGCCGGGAAGAAGTAGACCATGACCAAGTACACGAGCTTCCATATCTAGCACAGCATCCATTTTCTCTTTCCAGCCAAATTCATCTTTAGCACGACCATATACTTCAAGTGAGTCTATTCTGGGCAATGCAGTCCCACTAGTAGTCGGCCCCACAGAGATTACAACATCTTCATCAGCTAGAAGTGACTCAGCCACTGTAAATGGAATGTCATACCAGCACCTCATGCCCTCATCCATCTTAATCGATCTCTGAAAAATGGTTACTTCTGAAGGTATAGAGCTTGCGGATGTAGTACCCACATGCACCCGGATGCCAACCATAACAATGTCAGGGTTTGGATTGGAGACTGAtatctgaaaaagaaaagaaaattagcaACCTAAAATGCCTCAAGGGATCCGGTAAAAATACTCGTAAGAGTAATGGCTAAACATAATAAACAGATtaacttatcaaaaaaaataacttgGGAAATCCAATTATACCTTAAAGCCCATGGGACTGGGGCTCTCAATAAAACCATCCTCAGATGCCAAGCTTTGCTTCGCTCCCTCGGAATCACCATTTCTAATAGCATCACTACCGAGTCTCACATCTGCTGTAATGCAAAATGCCTTCTCAAAGAAATCCAGGGGAAACTCCAGCTTTTCACCAGCAAAGGTTTTGTTGTTAAGAATCTTAGAACCCAACCTTTTAACTTTTTCAGCTGAGAAATTTGAGTCAGGATCAACTCCACTCCGAACAAGGGAATAAATCTGAAGGCTGCCATCATCATGCAGAACAAGACAGTGAACATTGTCTTTTGACAGAGGTTTGTATGCGGTTATTCCGACCATAGGGGAAGAAGATCCTGTCGGATGACGTAGATTCTGTGCACATACTCCATCACCCCTTAGGGACACAGCCAACGCAGCATTTGATTTCACGGAGGAGAAGCAAATAAATAATCCACTGCCACCCAACAACTCTTTCCAACGATGCAGTCCAGCCACACTCTGTTTACCATCTGAGTCCTCAAATATTGCGGATGTTTCAGTTACGGATGTTGCGTCTGAGCTGAGCCGACCCACAAAGGAACTTCCATCATGATAAGATATAAAAAGCAGTCGATATGTCGGAGAGAAATAGACAGATGAACCCTTTCCGGCAACATCCTTTCCTAAAATCTGAACGATTTCCTTAAGTGGTGTTGCGCCTGCATTTCCTCCCAGAGATAGTTCAAACCTGAACAAATTCCCCTGTTctgaaagaacaagaagaaaaacCCTCCCACGATAAGCAACAAAGAGGGTAGCATCCACAATCATGTCATCTGGCAAGGTGAAGTACTGTGTTGGACTGATGATATCCtgggataaatcataaatcttcACGAATTTGTTTGTAACGACCATTAACTGAACCTGGGAACCAGGAACCCAGTCTATACGCCTGATGTATGCACCATGCAAGGCAAGCTCAACAGCAAGCCTGTCGATGACTTCACCTCGATGATTCAAAGTAAGTATCTGGCAGTCTTCGAGGCCTGCGACAGCAAGATAATTCTCCACAACTGAGTTGAAAGAAAGATGCACAATCTCAAAACGAACAATATTCCTGGAAAGTGGTTTAACATTAGCCTTGTCTGCATTTATCGGTGCAAGTGTGGCTTGTCCTATTAGCTGCCCAACATCAAATATAGCAACTTTATCACCTTCTCCAACTGCAAGGCGACCCCGCATACTAACACTCAGAAGAGACTTGACAAGGGAGCCACTGGCCAAAAGAGATTTAAGCTCCTTCGAGTTAGCATAGTCAGCCTTTATTTTCAAGTCAAGTGATCCACTTTTATATGCTTTTTTCAACTGCAAAAGATCTGTGTCAAATGAAAGAATCTTGTCTTTCCCGAGACTGACCTGCTTATCTCTCGAAAGACCAGAGTCTCTTTTGCTAGTGATAGACGGAAGCAACGAAGAGAAAAGCTCCAGCACTCTGTCCTCTATGCCGAGCTCTTCTAGTAGCAGTGACATCTTATATTGAGTTTCCTTAGGGATAGATAACACAACGTGATTTTCCTCCTCGAAACTACCTTCGTCCACATCTGAATCGCTTTCTGCAAGCTGATCTACATCCTCAGACAAGGGTAAAAAGGATTGCAAATTATTTGTACCACGAGCTGGAGCGCTACCAATGCCACTGAATTTCCGAGGCTTCAAGCACTGGCAGCTGCTTCCCCTTACACCTCCAGCTCCACAGTCACAGAAAAACCGACTTGATCGTGAATAGACAACACGGTGACCCCGGTGGCAAACTTTTGCGCAAACAGAACAGCAACCTTTGGACACAGTAAGGTCACAGGTGTAACAAAAATACCAATGTTGTTCCATGAAATTGCTGCCACTGGACGTGAAAGTGCAGACTTTTGAGGCAAGGTACCTCTCACTGTTggcatcttcttcatcttctttgtctAAGCTGGCCACTTCACCATCAGATGTtccatcatcttcatcttcatcaacaGAAGTGACATCACATTCAAGTGAAATTGAGCTTCCTTCCTGATCTAGGGGGAGAGCCAatgtttcagatttttttgCTGTTCCTGCAAGTTTTGGGACCAAAGGACCTGTTGCAGTATTCTTATTGCTCGCCAAGGACTTTCCACATGAACTCGTTCCAGGGCTTGGAGAACGGTTACTCAACAAGCTGCCTATCACACCAAAAAGAAACTTTAAACCAGGAAGCAACTTCTCGTCGGCAGCAAGCTTCTCCATTAGCATTATTGTTCTCTTTAAGACCATCTTCATCAGGTTGTCTTCCCTTGCAAGTTGAAGAACAAACTGAAAATATGACATAGCCATGTGGATATCAAATGAGATAAATGCTGTATCAAGGGAGATCAGGATGGCCTCGAATAAATGATTCTGTAACTCTGTCGTCTGTAGATCGTTAGCAGATGACACAAGACAATTCACAAAATTCATTGCTGCCTCTCTGAGAGGAAGAGAATTTCCTTTTGCAGTCTTTTTACCATCATTTTCCTCAACGAAGGAACCCAACAGTCTTCGCTCCAGCCACCCAGACAGAGTTGTTAAATCCATGTCAAGAAACTTGTGCTGTATTCTTCTCCTGATATCAGGGGATATAGCCACAGACAAGAGATCAACAAGGAAGTTGAGTACTTTTACGTTTACCAGTTCCGAGGAACAGTAGTCCAGTGAGTCGATAAAAACAGACAGATCTCCGCGTTGCAACCGATAGAATTCCATGGTATGCTCAGAGACTGCATCCACACCAAGATAAAATTTGAACATATTAGATTTCGAAGAGTCCTTGCTTAGGCTGTCCATAACATCTACAATCTTGGTGATCACCCCTTCAAGAACATTGCTTTTATCTATCTTCTCAGCATTAATATCTCTTACGAACCCCTCCATGTCTTTCATCAGGAACAACTCCGTGAAATCGGGAATCTCAAACATGGCACATATATTTTGATGGATGTCCTCACATTTCTCATGAAAGCTTTGGAATACCTGATCAAACTTAATAGTCATGATCGAGTTAAGTATCTGTTGAAGCACATGAGAATCTACCCCAAAGTTTTCCTTTGACTTTCGCAGCTTGAGCAAACCATCTATTGTCAGCACAATACATCTTATACTTAGAATACATGACAGAAGAATCGCACTAGAAGTTTGAAGACTAGTGGGAAACCCATGTACCATAAATTCCCAAAACACTTTCCATAAAACACCCGAACCTCTTCCATCACCCAGAGCATCCAGTTTTGACAGATAAGAAATGCATTGAAGATGAAGGGAATTGTCACCAATCTTCGCGTATTCAGCTTGGAGACTTTCACCAAATAGAGTATGCTTGAGAAGTAGCAGAGATGGCGAACTGTGGCCATGGTGATTCCAAGTACTGAAAGTTGCAAGGAAAGCTTTCTTATACACTTGTAGATATTTGCTAACCAACGATGAAAGCATTCTCAGCAATTCTGCAACGTCATCAGTTTCCATCAAGCAGGAGAGTACGCCTTCGGCAGTAGCAATATACTTGGCGTCGACAGATGTGCACTCCCTCCAGAAGGGATCGATTTCTGAACATGAGTTTTTCTTGCAATAACCCCAGACGCCACCATTGATGAAATATAACAGAAGAGAGAGCCAAGATCCTTCGCGGATAAAATCCCAACCCAAATCCTCAACCGCCTTCTCAGGTGCAGCATGAAGCTGATCTAAAA from Raphanus sativus cultivar WK10039 unplaced genomic scaffold, ASM80110v3 Scaffold1742, whole genome shotgun sequence encodes the following:
- the LOC130504703 gene encoding LOW QUALITY PROTEIN: auxin transport protein BIG-like (The sequence of the model RefSeq protein was modified relative to this genomic sequence to represent the inferred CDS: inserted 2 bases in 2 codons; deleted 1 base in 1 codon), whose amino-acid sequence is MADDLANLCRFLFDETGLTSLSSSSTSSSDLFSQRIRSDDSIKRGLRYFYLLLRSGIAPIGGDDDDGGSKLRFETWSDSQLQALVSISQAILLLSRSLLVDQVEPIVLGVIQEVMEFSLSFLEKSNFTQNDLKMEINMEILLEIASFDASEKQYDILPPVSPAEAAQLWPTFSAEHDHMELHSLVKCTFQGGRCSNEEKPVDRLLISLMSECIESDVQTHSVGKPSFQQDYGNLNPLTRHLAVVHLGCVCRLIMVCKDLVQLPSVLDEKTIDHAFLDKLSFCLRILKLLGSLSKDVQSIENEGTLLQAVATFTDAFPKLFRVFSDFTNHTSTEGNIESLSLALVEGFLYLVQLIFGKSSLFQNVQACVSASIVNNLDTSVWRYDVSSCNLMPPIAYFPRSVIYTLRLVQDLNRQPYHIQDLRVLESEVNCDDANSSADSVYFHLRQEKIPLLKCFTVEDIMRVIFPSSSQWVDNLFHLVYFLHLEGVKLRPKVERTYSSLRSNSFAEVESQISHDDEALFGNLFSESRSLCSIEPNDHPPVAVSSNLPLQAAKELLNFLRVCIFCKEWVPSIYEDGCKKLDTSHIDMLLNIVGRSTEDKASDGGCMLQDEGKPGHVAFELLLDLLRGRALSDSLESYLFQKILAVENGGFEYNDKTLALLAHTLLCRPGLAGAQLRAKAYGGFVSFIAERARVICAEGSSVKELNSCLPSAFHIEILLMAFHLSNEAEKANFSNLIASCLHKVDTPSGICDGSQLSSWAMLISRLLVLLHHMLLHPNTCPTSLMLDLRSKLREVRSSGSNLHVTVDHLSSWASLVARGITDSWAEDESVNHLMSQMIDFSPHPPTFQIDVSAAKTLNLDYRDLSASLSRILGLWKGKKAEKVEDLIVERYIFILSWDIARVNSALDSQPSLHINYQNVDICSTVDIIYTSHLLVGDSNIVGKNMKFRDILIGVLDQLHAAPEKAVEDLGWDFIREGSWLSLLLYFINGGVWGYCKKNSCSEIDPFWRECTSVDAKYIATAEGVLSCLMETDDVAELLRMLSSLVSKYLQVYKKAFLATFSTWNHHGHSSPSLLLLKHTLFGESLQAEYAKIGDNSLHLQCISYLSKLDALGDGRGSGVLWKVFWEFMVHGFPTSLQTSSAILLSCILSIRCIVLTIDGLLKLRKSKENFGVDSHVLQQILNSIMTIKFDQVFQSFHEKCEDIHQNICAMFEIPDFTELFLMKDMEGFVRDINAEKIDKSNVLEGVITKIVDVMDSLSKDSSKSNMFKFYLGVDAVSEHTMEFYRLQRGDLSVFIDSLDYCSSELVNVKVLNFLVDLLSVAISPDIRRRIQHKFLDMDLTTLSGWLERRLLGSFVEENDGKKTAKGNSLPLREAAMNFVNCLVSSANDLQTTELQNHLFEAILISLDTAFISFDIHMAMSYFQFVLQLAREDNLMKMVLKRTIMLMEKLAADEKLLPGLKFLFGVIGSLLSNRSPSPGTSSCGKSLASNKNTATGPLVPKLAGTAKKSETLALPLDQEGSSISLECDVTSVDEDEDDGTSDGEVASLDKEDEEDANSERYLASKVCTFTSSGSNFMEQHWYFCYTCDLTVSKGCCSVCAKVCHRGHRVVYSRSSRFFCDCGAGGVRGSSCQCLKPRKFSGIGSAPARGTNNLQSFLPLSEDVDQLAESDSDVDEGSFEEENHVVLSIPKETQYKMSLLLEELGIEDRVLELFSSLLPSITSKRDSGLSRDKQVSLGKDKILSFDTDLLQLKKAYKSGSLDLKIKADYANSKELKSLLASGSLVKSLLSVSMRGRLAVGEGDKVAIFDVGQLIGQATLAPINADKANVKPLSRNIVRFEIVHLSFNSVVENYLAVAGLEDCQILTLNHRGEVIDRLAVELALHGAYIRRIDWVPGSQVQLMVVTNKFVKIYDLSQDIISPTQYFTLPDDMIVDATLFVAYRGRVFLLVLSEQGNLFRFELSLGGNAGATPLKEIVQILGKDVAGKGSSVYFSPTYRLLFISYHDGSSFVGRLSSDATSVTETSAIFEDSDGKQSVAGLHRWKELLGGSGLFICFSSVKSNAALAVSLRGDGVCAQNLRHPTGSSSPMVGITAYKPLSKDNVHCLVLHDDGSLQIYSLVRSGVDPDSNFSAEKVKRLGSKILNNKTFAGEKLEFPLDFFEKAFCITADVRLGSDAIRNGDSEGAKQSLASEDGFIESPSPMGFKISVSNPNPDIVMVGIRVHVGTTSASSIPSEVTIFQRSIKMDEGMRCWYDIPFTVAESLLADEDVVISVGPTTSGTALPRIDSLEVYGRAKDEFGWKEKMDAVLDMEARVLGHGLLLPGSSKKRALTRSASIEEQVIADGLKLLSIYYSVCRPRQEVELSELKCKQLLETIFESDTEILLQTAACRVLQSIFPKKEIYYQVKDTMRLLGVVKVTSILSSRLGISGTGGSIVEEFSAQMRAVSKIALTRKSNFSVFLEMKGSEVVDNLMQVLWGILDTEPLDTPTMNNIVMSAVELIYSYAECLASQGKDTGVHSVAPAVQLLKALILSPNESVQTSSSLAISSRLLQVPFPKQTMLTTDELVDNVTTPPVPSRTTGGNTHVMIEEDSITSSVQYCCDGCSTVPILRRRWHCTVCPDFDLCEACHEVLDADRLPPPHTRDHPMTAIPIDVESLGADTNEIQFSADEGITDVLPTITSSVPQASTPSIHVLEPGESAEFSASLTDPVSISASMRAVNSLILSELLQELSGWMDTASGVQAIPIMQLFYRLSSAIGGAFMDSSKPEEISLEKLVKWLLCEIKLSKPFDASTRSSFGEIVILVFMFFTLMLRSWQQPGSDGSTARSGGSIDVHDRRSVQSSTVVTSQSSLDVQVRDDFASQLLRACSCLRSQEFVNYLMNILQQLVHVFKSRTANVEARGSSSGCGAMLTVRRDLPAGNYSPFFSDSYAKAHRADLFVDYHRLLLENVFRLVYTLVRPEKQEKIGEKERVYRNASSKDLKLDGFQDVLCSYINNPHTAFVRRYARRLFLHLCGSKTQYYNVRDSWQFSNEVKNLYKHVEKSGGFENNVSYERSVKIVKSLSTIAEVALARPRNWQKYCLRHGDFLSFLLNGVFHFAEESVIQTLKLLNLAFYQGKDVSGSVQKAEASDVLTGSNRSGPQSVDSKKKKKGEDGHDSGLDKSYVDMEGVVDIFSAKGGDVLKQFIDFFXLEWNSSSVRTEAKSVIYGLWHHGRQSFKESLLAALLQKXRDLPVYGQNIVEYTELVCLLLGKAPESNSKQAINELVDRCLNPDVIRCIFETLHSQNELIANHPNSRIYNTLSNLVEFDGYYLESEPCVACSSPDVPYSKMKLESLKSETKFTDNRIIVKCTGSYTIQSVTMNVHDARKSKSVKVLNLYYNNRPVSDLSELKQHWSLWKRAKSCHLSFNQTELKVEFPIPITACNFMIELDSFYENLQ